The DNA sequence AGGCGCTTGTCTTCGTGAATTCTACGCAGGAACTTGATTATTTGGCGGGAAAACTGCAGTTCGAGGGCATCAATGTCCGCATGCTGCACAGCGATTACGGCAAGGCACAGCGTAAGAGCGCCATGGATGAATTCCGCAAAGGTAACGCGACGTTCCTGCTGACGACGGATGTTTCCGCCCGTGGGATTGACATCCAAGATCTGCCTTACGTCATCCATTACGATCTGCCGCTTTCGAAGGAAACCTATCTGCACCGCTCCGGACGTACGGGCCGGATGGGCAAAAAAGGGGTTGTACTGTCACTTGTTAATGACCGCAACAGCCGCGATATCAAACGCTTTGCGCCGCATCCGGATGAAGTAAAAGAATTCTTCATCTACGGCGGTGAGCTCGTCAACGAACTGCCGAGCCGCGAATCACGTGACGCTATCCGCGATGCGCAGAAACCGGCCGCAGCCAAAGCAGCTAAAATCCAGAAAAAAGTTGCCTTGAAAGAGGAGGAGACTGCGAAGGAAGCAGTTGCCAAAAAAACGAAAAAGAAAAAAATCCGCTCCAAAGATCAGAAAAACAAAGGCGCGCGCCGCAAGCCAACAGAAAAAAAGCCAACTGAATAATTGAAGAACTTTCCGCATTCTGCCGGAAGGACAGCCCCAAACCGCGCTTGCGGAGGCTGTCCGCGGCGAAGTGCGGATTTTTGCGTTCGGCGAGATGCGGGCCGGAACTCCAGCCAGTTGCGCGTTCACTAGTCCCAATAGGCAGAATTCCTTCCCCGGTCCGTTGCGGCGAACCGCTCGCACCTGTATAATCAAAGACAGAGAATGAATATGTATACGGAACAAAGTCCGCTATGCAGCACAAGAAAGGGGTGGGCGCTAACTATGGTCACCATCAATGACATCGCCAAAATGGCCGGTGTGGCGAAGAGCACCGTTTCCCGCTATCTGAACGGCGGGGCGGTCAGCGAAAAAACAAAGGCGAAGCTGGATGAGATTGTTGCCGAGAACGACTATAAACCGAATAAATTTGCCCAAAGCCTGAAAGCGAAGCGCACGCATATGGTCGGGACGATCATTCCGCGTCTGAATTCCTTTGCGACGAATGAAGCGTTGCGGGGCTTGGAGAACAGTTTGCGCCTTTCCAAAAACCAACTGTTGATCACGAATGCGGATCAGAGCCGCGAGCGCGAAATCGAAGCCATCTCCACCTTGGCGAAGCAGCGCGTCGACGGCATCGTCTTCTTCGCCGCTGCCATCACACCGGCTCATGTCAAGGCGTTCGAAGAGGCTGATGTTCCCGTCGTCATCGTCGGGCAATCGCATCCCGATTTCCACTGCATCATCCACGATGACGAGAAGGCGGGCCGTTCGGTCGGAGCGTACGCGGTTGCGAACGGACACAGGAACATTCTTGTCTTCGGGGTCGACGAATCCGATACGGCGGTCGGGGTGACCCGACGCAACGGCATCGAGCAGGCTTTCGAAGGCCATGATATCGACTATACCTTCGTCAAAACGAGCTTTGCCATGAAGGACGCCTACGAAAAGGCACTGGAAATCCTGCCGCAATCCAAAGCGACTTTCGTGATCGGCGCGACCGACAATATCGCGATCGGGATCATGCGCGCTGCGCATGAACTGCAGATTGAAATCCCCAACCAGCTTTCCTTAGCGGGGTTCGGCGGCTACGAAATCACCGAAGCGGTCTATCCGCGCATCACAACCGTCCATTATCCTTTCCAGGAGTCCGGAGAATTGGCGGCCAAAATTCTGATGGAATTGATTCTGGAAAAAGAAGTCGACCTGATCCAAACGCTGGATAACGAGTTGTTGATCAGGGAATCTACCCAAAAAAATGCTTAGACATAACTTAGGCAACGATCAATAAATAAAAACCGACACGCAACCTAATGCTTGCGTGTCGGTTTTTTGAGCCTTCCACAATACACAGGAGAAGCACAACCCTTCACAACCGCTTCAAAAAAAACGAAACTGAGAATCCGTACGTTTTCTCCACATTTTTATTGTCACCCTTTAAAAATACGGGTTTGCATCTATTTTTTGCGGTAACGTGTTCGATGTCTGCACGACCCATACTTACGACGACAAAATCGCCGCCATCCGCGCTGCGCAAAAGGCAGGTCTGACTGTCTGCAGCGGCGGCATCATCGGTTTGGGCGAGACGATGGAGGACCGCATCGATATGGTCATCGACCTGCGCGACGACTGACGGGACCATATAGACCCGCCTTCTCCTCTTCGCAATATCCTTTTGAATACAGCTGACAGAAGGGGTTATCTGTTGAATTATTGTTTATCGCGGTTGATTTGATAATTTAATTGCGGATTATTATATAATAAATGGATATTGTTTTTGAGGGGGAAGATCGGAAAAATGAATAATGCAAAAGGATTAAAAAAAGTTTTGGCGGTTCTGGGGGCGTTCGCTTTATTGGGACTGAGTGGCTGCGGCCAAGAAGAAACGGTAGAAACGGACAGCAGTGCACAGGAAACGACGGAACTGACCTCCGAAACGACGACTGAAGAAACGACCGAAGCAGCCGCTGAGGAACATTTGGATTATGAAAACCAGGATGAATGGGACTTCGAATCCGGCGCGATGCAATCCCCGATCAATATCGAAACGAATGCAACCGAAGCGATGACCACGGACGGTTCCTTGACATTGGACTATGCGGAGGAGATCATCGATGTGGTCGATAACGGGCACAGCATCGAAATCGAAGACGGCGGCCAAGCGACGATTGCCGGACGCGGTTTTGAATTGGCGCAATTCCATTTACATTCCCCGAGCGAGCACACGGTGGATGGGGAGAGTTTCCCGATCGAACTGCATTTTGTCCACAAGGCACAGGATGGCCGCTTAGCAGTCATCGCGGTCTTCTTTAAAGAAGGAACAGAAAATGCTGCTTTTCAGGCGATCCTGGATGATGTGCAGGCAAACGAAGAATCAGACGTTGCGAGCGGCCTCAGCCTGAACGTTGCCGAGCTGCTTCCAGCCAACAAAAGCTACTAACATTACCTAGGTTCCTTGACGACACCGCCGCTGACCGAAAATGTCGAGTGGTACGTGATGGCGAACCCTGTGGAAGTTTCCGCGGAACAAATTGCAGCCTTCAACGAATATTATCAAGGCAACAACAGAGAGGTCCAACCATTGGGCGAGCGTTCCGTTCTGAAATATGAAGAATAACGATCCTGTTTTGGCGATTTGAGCGCCTTGGCTGAAAAAGTTCCGTCCCCCCGATTCGTATTGGTGCGGGCGGAACTTTTTTGAATGCTCTGATCGAGGATGCAAAGGAATCCGTATCGTGATTACAACATACAGAAAGAACGGATACGGATGCACTTTTTTTGTTATAATTAAGGAAAAACGCGAGCAGGGGGAACGTAATGGGGGAAATAGCAGCAAAAGCCGCATCATTGATTTTGATCATCGTGATCGGCTACGTCATCAAACGGATCGGGTGGGTGAGCGCAGCTGATTTTCCGAAATTTTCGAAAATCGTACTGCGGATCACGTTGCCCTGCGCCCTGATCACCAGTTTCAACACGTTCGATATCACCTACAACTTGCTGTTTTTGACCGCAATCGGCCTCCTCGCTAACTTGATCCTGCAAATCACCGGATATCTGGTGAACCAACGGAAAGGCGGTATAGCGCAGGCTTTCGGAATCATCAACCTCGGCAGCTACAATGTCGGGGCCTTTGCGATGCCATATATCGCCGGATTGATGGGCCCGCAGTCGATCATTTTCGCATCCCTTTTCGATGTCGGCAATTCATTCGGAGCTGCCGGAATTGGCTATGGTTGGTCCCGTTCTGTTGCGGATGAGAAGCAAAAAACAACTTTAGGCGGCTTCCTCAAACTCATGTTTCTTTCGCCGTTGTTCGATACATACTTGATCCTGTTGCTGATGCGCCTCCTCGGGCTGCAATTACCGGATGAGGTCATCACCTTTACGTCCACGGTGGGCGGCGCCAACACATTCCTGGCGATGCTGATGATCGGAATCGGTTTGGAATTGGGCTTGGATGCGCACCGCTTCAAGCTGGCCTTCAAATACTTGGCCATCCGCTACGGCTTTTCGCTGATTTTCTCCATCCTGACCGTGCTCTTCCTGCCGGTATCAATGGTCGTGAAGACGATCCTCTGCATGCTGTTCTTTTCGCCGATCGCATCCATGGCGACCGGATTCACCGACGAAGCGGGCGGGGACGTCGAAACCTCCGCCTTCATGAATTCCGTTTCCATCCTGATCGGAATCTTCGCGCTGCCGCTCGTTTTGGCGGTCATGGGATAAAAATGTCAAATGAAAAAAATTCAAAACCATCCGTTCTTGTGTA is a window from the Trichococcus shcherbakoviae genome containing:
- a CDS encoding LacI family DNA-binding transcriptional regulator, which encodes MVTINDIAKMAGVAKSTVSRYLNGGAVSEKTKAKLDEIVAENDYKPNKFAQSLKAKRTHMVGTIIPRLNSFATNEALRGLENSLRLSKNQLLITNADQSREREIEAISTLAKQRVDGIVFFAAAITPAHVKAFEEADVPVVIVGQSHPDFHCIIHDDEKAGRSVGAYAVANGHRNILVFGVDESDTAVGVTRRNGIEQAFEGHDIDYTFVKTSFAMKDAYEKALEILPQSKATFVIGATDNIAIGIMRAAHELQIEIPNQLSLAGFGGYEITEAVYPRITTVHYPFQESGELAAKILMELILEKEVDLIQTLDNELLIRESTQKNA